The following coding sequences are from one Dehalococcoidia bacterium window:
- a CDS encoding DUF6328 family protein: MADTESAERDQIIESYRDILTELRLLTTVSALMFGFLLTAQSLAEGRIQEWLYGVALVLIASATAVFVMPVVYHRVQYPYHNWEKFQVRSHFFILCGTPLLAAGGYLGMALALWPRWEAVSLAVAALPLLVATLVYLLRRQLS, from the coding sequence ATGGCCGATACCGAGAGCGCCGAACGCGACCAGATCATCGAGAGCTATCGCGACATCCTCACGGAGTTGCGTCTCCTCACCACGGTCTCGGCCCTGATGTTCGGCTTCCTGCTCACGGCGCAGAGTCTTGCCGAAGGGCGGATCCAGGAGTGGCTGTACGGCGTCGCCCTGGTGCTCATCGCCAGCGCCACCGCCGTGTTCGTCATGCCCGTGGTCTACCACCGCGTGCAGTACCCGTACCACAACTGGGAGAAGTTCCAGGTCAGGAGCCATTTCTTCATCCTCTGCGGCACGCCGTTGCTTGCCGCCGGCGGTTACCTGGGGATGGCTCTGGCCCTCTGGCCCCGCTGGGAGGCCGTTTCGCTCGCCGTAGCGGCCCTTCCGCTGTTGGTGGCCACCCTCGTGTACCTCCTGCGCCGCCAGCTCTCGTAG